The genomic window CGTGGCCCCGTAGACCACGGGCAACAGCCCCGTACCCGGCTCGGGCCGGCCGCCGGGCTTGAGCTTGACGGCGTAATGCAGCGAGGCCGCCTGGGCCACGCGCTCCAGCACGTCCCCCCGGATGGTGCGCAGCTTCTCCACGTCCAGGTGCTTGACCGGATAGATGCCGCAGACCACGTCCTTGTCCGCCTCCAGGAACTTCCAGGGCAGCTCCGGGGAAAAGCCGATGTCCGCGTCGATGAACAGCAGGTGGGTGTATTCGGTCTGGCGCAGGAACTCGTTGGCGATGAGGTTGCGCCCGCGCGTGATCAGGCTCTCGTGGGAAGGCGTGAGCATGCCCGTGCGGATGCCCTGGCGCTCCAGGAAACCCACCATGGGGATGACGGAACGCAGGTAGTTGACCGTCACGTTGCCATTGTAGCACGGCGTGCCGATCATGAGCATCCGGCCCTTGGGGTCGACGGCTTCGGTCATGCGCACCTCCCTGGACACGGGACGGCCGGCAGGCCCACCCCCGATGCCCGGGGCGGTTATCCGGTCAGGCCGGGGGGAAGTCAAGCCGGGCCGGCCCTTGGACAGCCGCCCGCCCTTGGGCTATCACCATGCCCAGCATGGCCCTGCCCCGCGACATCCCCTGCGAAGCGATCATGGAATCCCTGGCCGACGGTGTGTTCACCGTGGACACGGAGTTCACCATCACCTTTTTCAACCGCGCCGCCGGGGCCATCGCCGGCATCGCCCCGGCCGAGGCGCTCGGGCGCAAATGCTGGGAAGTCTTCCATTCGAGCCTGTGCGACGGCGCCTGCGCCTTGGGCGCCTGCATCCGCGACGACGCCACGCTCTCGGAAAAAACCATCTTCATCGTGCGCCCCGACGGATGCAAGGTCACGGTCAGCATCAGCGCCGCCCCCCTTCGCGACGCCACCGGCCGCATCGTCGGCGGCGTGGAGACCTTCCGCGACATCTCCGACCTCGACAGGCTGCGCAAGGAACTCCAGGGCGTGCGCACCCTGGAGGATATCGTCACCCGCAACCGGGAAATGGCCCGCTACCTGGACCTGCTGCCGCCCATCGCCCAAAGCGGGGCCACGGTGCTGCTTCTCGGCGAATCCGGCACCGGCAAGGAACTCTTCGCCCGGGCCCTGCACAACCTGAGCCCCCGGGCGGCCGGCCCCTTCGTTGCCGTCAACTGCGGCGCCATCCCGGCCGAACTGCTCGAATCGGAACTGTTCGGCCACGTGCGCGGCGCCTTCACCGACGCCAAGGCCGACCGCAAGGGCCGCTTCGCCCTGGCGGCCGGCGGCACGCTCTTCCTCGACGAGATCGGCGAACTGCCCCTGGCGCTCCAGGTCAAGCTCCTGCGCGTGCTCCAGGAACGCGTCTACGAGCCGCTGGGCTCGGACGCCTCCGTGGCCGCCGACGTGCGCATCGTGGCCGCCACCAACCGCGACCTGGAAGCCCTGGCCCGCACCGGGGAATTCCGCCGCGACCTGTTCTACCGCCTGGGCGTCGCCCGGCTGGCCCTGCCGCCGCTGCGCCAGCGGCCGGAAGACATCCCCCTGCTCGTGACCACCTTCATCGAACGCGTCAACCTCCTGCGCGGCACCAGCGTCTCCGGGCTCACCGAGGCGGCCCTGCGCCGGCTGCTGCGCCACGACTATCCCGGCAACGTCCGCGAACTGCAAAACATCCTGGAATACGCCAGCATCCTGTGCCCCAGCGGCCGCATCGGCCCCGAACACCTGCCCGACTACCTGCGCCCCGCCCCCGCTCCCGCAAGCCCCGACGCCGACACCCCCCGCACCATGCGCGCCGCCAAATACGCCGCGGCCCAGGCCGCCCTGGCCAGGCACGGCGGGAAAACCATGGCCGCCTGCCGCGAACTGGGCGTGACCAAGGATACGTTGCGCCGGATCATGGAGCTTGGACCAGGGGAATAACCCGGGAATGGCGGAAGGCAAGAGACGAAAGACCAAAGGCGAAAGGCGAAGACTGGGGCGCTGCCCCAGGCCCCGCCGGGGGGGATCATCCCCCCCGGACCCCCTGGAAGGGGCGTGCGGGACTGCGGTCGGATACGGTAGGCGGCGGGGCGTCGGTCGTTGTGGTCGCGGAAAGGGGCCCGCCGACACTGGCCGCAAAGCCGGCCAGCACGGCG from Solidesulfovibrio sp. includes these protein-coding regions:
- a CDS encoding sigma 54-interacting transcriptional regulator, producing MALPRDIPCEAIMESLADGVFTVDTEFTITFFNRAAGAIAGIAPAEALGRKCWEVFHSSLCDGACALGACIRDDATLSEKTIFIVRPDGCKVTVSISAAPLRDATGRIVGGVETFRDISDLDRLRKELQGVRTLEDIVTRNREMARYLDLLPPIAQSGATVLLLGESGTGKELFARALHNLSPRAAGPFVAVNCGAIPAELLESELFGHVRGAFTDAKADRKGRFALAAGGTLFLDEIGELPLALQVKLLRVLQERVYEPLGSDASVAADVRIVAATNRDLEALARTGEFRRDLFYRLGVARLALPPLRQRPEDIPLLVTTFIERVNLLRGTSVSGLTEAALRRLLRHDYPGNVRELQNILEYASILCPSGRIGPEHLPDYLRPAPAPASPDADTPRTMRAAKYAAAQAALARHGGKTMAACRELGVTKDTLRRIMELGPGE